Proteins encoded by one window of Streptomyces clavuligerus:
- a CDS encoding cytochrome P450: MDPRIRAAGQALATPSVYADEERLHQALGLLRRQAPVHWVDAPGYRPFWAVTRHADIMEIGRANRRFRNGPRPVLMPAAMERRAAAAEPGLRTLIHLDDPDHGPLRAVGADWFRTRALGDEVRGRIADIARRRVDRMAELRGACDIAVDVAHPFSLYSILSLLGLPDSDYRRILELTRRLRGSDPDAFLAAQAGLFRHFQAVATDRVSRPTEDLASYTAHARIDGERLSSGEAASFLVTIATAGHDTVASVVSGGLHALIDHPEQLDRLRDDPSVMPSAVNEMIRWVTPTKSFMRTATEDYDLREVTIRAGDAVLLSYASANRDESVYTDDPFRFDVTRSPNRHLSFGFGPHHCLGAALARMEIGAFFAELLPRLRRIELAGPPVLTAGTFVGGLRHLPVTYELNG, translated from the coding sequence GTGGACCCACGGATTCGCGCCGCCGGTCAGGCGCTGGCCACCCCTTCGGTGTACGCGGACGAGGAACGGTTGCACCAGGCGCTGGGTCTGCTCCGGCGGCAGGCGCCCGTGCACTGGGTCGACGCGCCCGGGTACCGGCCGTTCTGGGCCGTCACCCGGCATGCCGACATCATGGAGATCGGGCGGGCGAACCGCCGGTTCCGCAACGGGCCGCGGCCGGTCCTCATGCCCGCGGCGATGGAGCGGAGAGCAGCCGCAGCGGAGCCGGGGCTCCGCACCCTCATCCATCTGGATGATCCGGACCATGGCCCGCTCCGGGCCGTCGGCGCCGACTGGTTCAGGACCCGGGCCCTGGGTGACGAGGTACGCGGCCGCATCGCCGATATCGCGAGACGGCGGGTCGACAGAATGGCAGAGCTGCGCGGAGCGTGCGATATCGCCGTCGATGTGGCGCATCCGTTCTCGCTGTACTCCATCCTGTCGCTCCTGGGCCTGCCGGACTCGGACTACCGGAGGATTCTGGAGCTGACCCGGCGTCTGCGGGGCAGCGACCCCGACGCGTTCCTCGCGGCCCAGGCCGGCTTGTTCCGCCACTTCCAGGCGGTGGCCACGGATCGGGTGTCGCGTCCGACGGAGGATCTGGCGTCGTACACGGCCCATGCGCGGATCGACGGCGAACGGCTGTCCAGCGGGGAGGCGGCTTCCTTTCTCGTCACGATCGCGACCGCCGGACACGACACCGTGGCGAGCGTGGTGTCCGGCGGTCTCCACGCGCTGATCGACCATCCTGAGCAGCTCGACCGGTTACGGGACGATCCATCGGTCATGCCGTCCGCCGTCAACGAGATGATCCGCTGGGTGACTCCCACCAAGTCGTTCATGCGGACCGCCACCGAGGACTACGACCTGCGCGAAGTCACCATCCGCGCGGGGGACGCGGTGCTGCTGAGCTACGCGTCCGCCAATCGCGACGAGAGCGTGTACACGGACGATCCGTTCAGATTCGATGTGACCCGCAGTCCGAATCGCCATCTGTCCTTCGGCTTCGGCCCGCACCACTGTCTCGGTGCCGCTCTGGCCAGGATGGAGATCGGCGCGTTCTTCGCGGAACTCCTCCCCCGGCTGCGCCGTATCGAGCTCGCCGGTCCACCGGTTCTGACGGCCGGCACGTTCGTCGGAGGACTCAGACACCTTCCTGTCACCTACGAGTTGAACGGTTGA